The genomic window GTTCGCTTTCTACCAAGTACATCACGGTGCCTAAAATGACACATAGCACGATGACAAACGAAAGAAACACCGCTATTTTTACCCGACTTCGCTTCAGGGCTTTTCCGAAATTAGCAGTTTCACCAATGAAACGGGTAAGCTTTAAAATTCTAAATACTCGCATCAATCGCAAGGCTCTTAAAGCGATCAAAGAGTGCGTGCCTACAAAAAATAGAGAAAGATATTTAGGAATGGTTGAGAGTAAGTCGATGATGCCATAAAAACTAAAAATATAGGCTCTCGGTTTTTTAACAATGATGATACGAACGATGTATTCCAAACTAAATAAAATCGTAATGACCCATTCTGAAGTGTTCAGAATTGCTGAATATTCAGCCTCAATACTTTCGACACTTTCGAGCATCACTAGCAAGATGCTAATGAGAATGACAATTAAAAGAAGAACATCAAATAATTTACCTGCTGGAGTGTCCGCTTCATAAATAATTTCATGAACCTTTTCTCTCCAACTTTTTGATTGATTTGATTTAGACATATTTCAAAAATACTAAAAAAGTTTAGTCTTGAAGTTTAATTATTTTTAATCTTTTGTGACGGCGCATAAAACTTTGAATGATATGCTGCGCATCTTTATTGTGTTCCATCGGAGTTAAAATCGATTTTAACACCGCGGTCGTATGAATTTGAAAGTTTAAATTATAGTAGGCATATCCTCTAAAAACACCGTTTTCAATCAGGATTGCACTGCGTTCATCCACTTCACGACCATCATCGATGAGAATCATGTTTTGATCCTTAAAGGTATGGGATTCAATAAGGTTTAACACTCTTTTATTGTAAGCCTCGGCGGGCTCTTCTGAAATACAGGCGCCAGCAC from Formosa sp. Hel1_33_131 includes these protein-coding regions:
- a CDS encoding ion transporter — translated: MSKSNQSKSWREKVHEIIYEADTPAGKLFDVLLLIVILISILLVMLESVESIEAEYSAILNTSEWVITILFSLEYIVRIIIVKKPRAYIFSFYGIIDLLSTIPKYLSLFFVGTHSLIALRALRLMRVFRILKLTRFIGETANFGKALKRSRVKIAVFLSFVIVLCVILGTVMYLVESEQDSGFSSIPRSVYWAVVTLTTVGYGDIAPITALGQFIASLIMILGYGIIAIPTGIVTSEMTKTEEKLIPHNTQACSNCNETYHQDDAEYCHKCGYKIHDE